The Sporosarcina ureae genomic sequence GTATTGAAGTTGGAAAATTAGCGGATTTGGTTGTGTTAGATCAAAGTATTCTATCAATCGATAGAGCGAGTATTAAAGATCTGACTGTAGAATTGACGATGATCGATGGGGAAATAGTGTATGAAAAGCAGTACAGTAAGAGGAAATAAGATGTTTTAAATATTAGAGTTTTAAAAAGTTGTATACTCGTTTATCGAAGTACCAGCCATTCGAGATTTTCGAATGGCTCTTATTATGGAGAAGTACAACGAGGTACAAAGATGTATTTTCTTATAAGTGCAAGTATTAACACAACGCAAAACAATATAATACACGCATTGGATTCTAAAGTAATTTTTTAGCATAGATCAGTTAATAGTAAAGGATATGCAAGACATAATGACCAAATGTTTTTATCACTACATAACAGTATGTCCAATGTATGATTACCTAATTATTACTATACTATATCAAACCTAAAGAATAGTGAGATTACATTGAAACGGGAGGTGAATACATGCTTGGGTTTCCTGTAGAAACTTTTTGGTGGTTTGTTCCATGGCCTTTCATATGGGTAGGGTTAGCAACAATTATCTACTTTAAAATGAAAAAGGATGATGAGATGGAAGAGAAGATGGAAAAAGAACAGAATCAAAATCAATAGTAGCGATGGGAGGGCATTCAATGAGCATTGATGGAATAATTTTCATTATATACTTAGGAATTCTATTAACGATTGGTTTATGGTTTTCACGAAGATCGTCAGCTTCTACAGAACAGTACTTACTCGGAGGTCGATCTCTTGGACCAGCCGTCACTGCCATGACAATGCAAACAACAGCTATGAGTGGATTCATGTTTATGGGAGCTCCGGCAATGGCCTTTAAGTATGGCTGGTATGCCATTTGGTACGCGATTGGTGATGCAGGTGGATCAATTATTAACCTGTCTGTTTTAGGTAAGCGAATGAGAAGAATGTCTGAACTATTGGGAGCGCTTTCACCAATTGAATATTTGGAAAAACGTTTTGAAAGTCCGAGTGTCCGAGTGGTCGGTTCTATCATTTCCATTGTCTTTCTATTTGGATACGTTTGCGCTCAGTTTATTGCCGCAGGTAAGGCAATGTCTGCACTGACAGGTTTTACGTATGAACTATCTCTGCTTATCGGGATTAGCGTCATTATTATCTATACTGTGGCAGGCGGATATTTAGCGGTCGCATACACTTCTTTTGTACAAGGCCTGATTATGGTTCTAGGTGTCGTAGGGATTGGTGTTCTCGCTTATTTCCATATAGGCGGACTTACGGGATTGAACGTTGCACTGAAAGCTGTAGATCCTACGTATTTGAGTATCTGGGGTAAAGATCTAGCCTACTATGGTCAATGGGGGATGGTACTCGGGGCAATACTCATTTATTCAATTGGATATATGGGACTTCCACATGTTGTAGTTCGCCATATG encodes the following:
- a CDS encoding sodium/proline symporter; the protein is MSIDGIIFIIYLGILLTIGLWFSRRSSASTEQYLLGGRSLGPAVTAMTMQTTAMSGFMFMGAPAMAFKYGWYAIWYAIGDAGGSIINLSVLGKRMRRMSELLGALSPIEYLEKRFESPSVRVVGSIISIVFLFGYVCAQFIAAGKAMSALTGFTYELSLLIGISVIIIYTVAGGYLAVAYTSFVQGLIMVLGVVGIGVLAYFHIGGLTGLNVALKAVDPTYLSIWGKDLAYYGQWGMVLGAILIYSIGYMGLPHVVVRHMSMKSTKTVKGAVIISALWNQFFIFVPYILGMIGIILLPTIADPEMIITELAYTLFPGIFAALLLSAIMSAVMSTADSILMQAGSILSRDVYQRFINKDASPKTMILVSRLCILLGGVVGVIVAIYEPPSVFALVLFAFGTLGNAFLVPYVASVYSKKANYIGCLCAMIGGAATNIIWTSMGLETSTGLHPFLAGLLVSLLGMIIGSRFGRKPSDEILIAFEQSRKRRVFSKDFDRNITRDLAPEASNVSKFLADNK